In one Gracilinanus agilis isolate LMUSP501 chromosome 6, AgileGrace, whole genome shotgun sequence genomic region, the following are encoded:
- the LOC123252079 gene encoding mas-related G-protein coupled receptor member D-like, giving the protein MMPSNLITELSTMIPTHSDMLQNHSEQTSGASTPHNGTRDAFDEFVRCLTLFTCICGVIGNGIVLWLLSFHIKRTPFSFYVLSLAASDFTYLFLEVIWVINYLLYRPNFQNIVNLLTNMGLHVTFTVGLGLLASISSQRCLSILFPIWYRNHHPKRGPMIVCSILWIMSLLLNPPKVYYCVVQMEVLPPSGCDLMSKLSGTLMLSLLLLMTLSSLILFIRILWSAKRYKPKKLVILILLTVSVFLLCAVPHGINHSVFNWRALYNHTFHEISYFLSCVNSSANPLIYFFIGSLKHQRLKEPLRVVLQRALRDDSDLTEDRATSSRTDTTLDMPS; this is encoded by the coding sequence ATGATGCCATCTAACCTCATTACTGAGCTGAGCACCATGATCCCAACTCATTCTGACATGCTCCAAAATCATTCTGAGCAGACTTCTGGGGCTAGCACCCCCCATAACGGCACACGTGATGCTTTTGATGAGTTTGTGAGATGCCTTACCCTGTTCACATGCATTTGTGGAGTAATAGGGAATGGAATTGTTCTCTGGcttctcagtttccacattaaaAGGACTCCCTTCTCATTCTATGTCCTCAGTTTAGCCGCCAGTGATTTTACCTACCTCTTCTTGGAAGTAATTTGGGTAATCAATTACCTGTTATATCGTCCGAATTTCCAAAATATTGTCAATTTATTAACGAACATGGGTCTCCATGTAACTTTCACAGTTGGCCTGGGCCTGTTGGCATCAATCAGCAGTCAGCGTTGTCTTTCTATTCTCTTCCCAATATGGTACCGAAACCATCACCCGAAGAGGGGACCTATGATAGTGTGCAGCATACTTTGGATTATGTCTCTTCTACTAAATCCACCAAAGGTTTACTACTGTGTTGTACAGATGGAAGTCCTGCCTCCTTCTGGCTGTGACCTGATGAGTAAATTATCAGGGACTCTGATGCTTTCGTTGCTACTATTAATGACTCTGTCCAGCCTGATTCTCTTCATCCGAATCTTGTGGAGTGCCAAGAGATATAAGCCCAAAAAACTGGTCATTCTCATCCTGCTGACggtctctgtgtttctcctctgtGCTGTCCCTCATGGCATCAATCACTCTGTTTTCAATTGGAGAGCGCTGTACAACCACACTTTCCATGAGATCTCCTACTTCCTGTCTTGTGTGAACAGCAGTGCCAACCCCCTCATTTACTTCTTCATTGGGAGCCTCAAACATCAGAGACTGAAGGAGCCCCTCAGGGTGGTTCTCCAAAGAGCCCTAAGAGATGACAGCGACCTGACCGAAGACAGAGCGACTTCATCCAGAACAGATACCACGTTGGATATGCCATCATGA